A single window of Crassostrea angulata isolate pt1a10 chromosome 8, ASM2561291v2, whole genome shotgun sequence DNA harbors:
- the LOC128160233 gene encoding MICOS complex subunit Mic19-like, with protein MGGSGSTRRIEFEQDPNNQIMVTEDFAKRIGSQGNRTGRPSRRKMESEEEFTDSYNQKLKELEEKNAQLLNARVDEFAQAVQEVEKKFMNTTGSPVCQDLQDKVFRCYTDNHKKTLLCSADVRAFFECVERARANALMRKG; from the exons ATGGGGGGTTCTGGCAGTACACGACGGATCGAATTTGAGCAGGATCCAAACAACCAAATTATG gtTACTGAGGATTTTGCCAAAAGAATTGGAAGCCAGGGAAATAGAACAGGAAGACCTT caaGAAGAAAAATG GAGAGTGAAGAGGAATTTACAGATTCTTACAACCAGAAACTTAAAGAACTTGAAGAGAAG aatgcACAGTTGCTAAATGCCAGAGTGGATGAGTTTGCACAAGCTGTTCAGGAGGTTGAAAAGAAATTCAT GAACACCACAGGATCCCCGGTCTGTCAAGACCTCCAGGACAAAGTATTCCGCTGCTACACAGATAACCACAAGAAGACGCTGCTGTGTTCGGCAGACGTCCGAGCGTTCTTCGAGTGTGTGGAGAGGGCCAGAGCT AATGCGTTGATGAGGAAAGGATGA
- the LOC128158883 gene encoding TBC1 domain family member 30-like isoform X2, whose translation MFGFLNSIGQFSFSPKRTKNGEGIDTRIRFSLEPLPGDSAFDQWRDAMKAVARLPHGLPDSFRKKVWLSLADNYIREQCIDWTKTVRFAFNDRSNPDDDSLGIQIVKDLHRTGCSGFSGQENDEDRAVLKRVLLGYARWNKSIGYCQGFNVIAALLLEVMDRKEDDALKVMIYLIDHVLPDGYYAHNLRALSVDMAVFRDLLRVTFPKLSKHLDHLQSAAQDNTTGASYEPPLTNVFTMQWFLTLFATCLPKHIVLRVWDSILLEGSEILLRTALAIWGKLTKRILTASSADEFYSLMGVLTQETMDGRIFNADLLVKFIYACAPIPMQQLPELREKYTYNIRPFTSAGNSNRKAGSMLPSDEDDLDEEDLEAISCFTGIIPTANGANRGKGSDLDPSTADISMVGPGAYGMGGDSNQAVGSSVYLERMCTDIGSLKKQYSKLKQRQTQAHVIIAAASAKQRAKVKALTPHIDPPKAINHLFISKAMLPNVRGSKHRGGKAMMVPHFLQKGQKTSLNKQTVPETEATTESAESPVKIDNSVCDEPRDDQSDKSQEDDKSENVERKNGVEETNQSENVRHEAVSENNDGCKLMEEQKRHCAIEEKDKFEEGKVDGSMECRSGEDTKVERLDRQESVESSDCSVEDVFENGGMRREEAVEPDSDEEDLIREIDDMIQVCSSQLARSMEEEEEEEESENSQGEDLNENSHKHPQRDMRIDLPLRSISQDSTGEDEKCVQQGQNVEKQSRKINCGASPRMITMSQSLSLAQYAQSKRKMSSCSVESNTSKHLTDSDSGSVFSPEESESPRFFPGEKTSPTAGKSVSWSSDVQSPSHSKSTSFAIKKPFNPFPVRHFNENRAKTGIKLGMYKTSTFNQLEKQSKRRTLWSK comes from the exons ATGTTTGGATTTTTAAATAGCATTGGGCAGTTTTCGTTCTCGCCAAAACGGACTAAAAATGGAGAAG GAATTGACACCAGAATTCGGTTCAGTTTGGAGCCCTTACCTGGAGATAGTGCTTTCGACCAATGGAGAGATGCAATGAAAGCAGTGGCCAGACTGCCTCATGGGTTACCCGACAGCTTCCGTAAAAAG GTCTGGCTCAGTCTGGCCGATAACTATATTAGAGAACAATGCATTGATTGGACAAAGACGGTGCGATTTGCATTCAATGACCGGAGCAACCCAGACGATGACTCCCTTGGAATTCAGATCGTCAAG GATTTGCATAGAACAGGGTGTAGTGGATTTAGCGGACAGGAAAACGACGAGGATCGTGCTGTCTTGAAGAGGGTACTTCTGGGATATGCGCGCTGGAATAAGAGCATTGGTTACTGCCAGGGGTTTAACGTGATCGCGGCCCTGCTTCTAGAGGTGATGGACAGAAAGGAAGATGATGCATTGAAG GTGATGATATACCTGATTGACCACGTGTTACCTGATGGTTACTACGCCCACAATCTGCGGGCCCTGTCCGTGGACATGGCCGTGTTCCGCGACCTTCTGAGGGTGACCTTTCCCAAGCTCTCCAAACACCTGGACCATCTACAGAGTGCAGCCCAGGACAACACCACAG GAGCTAGCTACGAGCCGCCCCTGACCAACGTGTTCACCATGCAGTGGTTCCTGACCCTGTTTGCCACCTGTCTGCCCAAACACATCGTCCTGAGGGTCTGGGACTCCATCCTTCTAGAAGGGTCCGAGATCTTACTGAGGACAGCACTAGCAATCTGGGGAAAGCTCACAAA GAGGATCCTGACGGCCAGCAGTGCTGATGAGTTCTACTCTCTGATGGGGGTACTCACCCAGGAAACCATGGACGGGAGGATCTTCAATGCTGACCTCCTAGTCAAA TTTATCTATGCCTGTGCCCCTATCCCCATGCAACAACTCCCAGAACTGCGAGAGAAGTATACCTATAACATCAGGCCCTTTACCAGTGCTGGAAACTCCAACAGGAAGGCAGGCAGTATGTTGCCTAGCGATGAGGATGACCTTGATGAAGAGGACCTTGAGGCCATCAGCTGCTTTACTGGCATCATTCCAACAGCTAACGGGGCCAACAGAGGGAAAG GCTCTGACCTTGACCCCAGCACTGCAGACATATCAATGGTGGGGCCTGGTGCCTATGGTATGGGTGGGGACTCCAATCAGGCTGTAGGTTCCTCTGTGTACCTGGAAAGGATGTGTACTGACATAGGATCCCTGAAAAAGCAGTACAGCAAGCTCAAACAGAGGCAGACACAGGCTCATGTTATCATAGCAG CTGCCTCGGCCAAACAGCGGGCTAAAGTAAAGGCCCTGACACCCCACATAGATCCACCGAAGGCCATCAATCATCTGTTCATCAGCAAGGCCATGCTTCCTAATGTCAGAGGTTCCAAACACAG GGGTGGAAAAGCCATGATGGTTCCTCATTTCCTCCAAAAAGGACAGAAAACATCCTTGAATAAACAAACTGTTCCAGAGACTGAAGCTACAACAGAGAGTGCAGAGTCTCCTGTGAAGATTGATAATTCTGTCTGTGATGAACCAAGAGATGATCAGTCGGACAAGTCACAGGAAGATGACAAAAGTGAAAATGTGGAGCGGAAAAATGGAGTGGAGGAAACCAATCAAAGTGAAAATGTCAGGCATGAAGCTGTGTCAGAAAATAATGATGGATGCAAGTTAATGGAAGAACAGAAGAGACATTGTGCCATTGAGGAAAAAGACAAATTTGAAGAGGGAAAGGTTGATGGATCTATGGAATGTAGAAGTGGAGAGGACACCAAGGTGGAGAGATTAGACAGACAGGAATCAGTGGAATCCAGTGACTGTAGTGTGGAGGATGTCTTTGAGAATGGCGGGATGAGGAGAGAGGAGGCAGTGGAGCCTGATTCTGATGAGGAGGACTTGATCAGGGAGATTGATGATATGATTCAGGTCTGTTCCAGTCAACTGGCTCGGAGTATGGAAGAAGAAGAGGAGGAGGAAGAATCAGAAAATTCACAGGGGGAGGATCTCAATGAAAATTCTCACAAACACCCGCAGCGAGATATGAGGATAGACCTTCCTCTTAGAAGCATTTCTCAGGACTCCACAGGGGAGGACGAAAAGTGTGTTCAGCAAGGACAAAATGTGGAAAAGCAGTCTAGAAAGATTAATTGTGGGGCCAGTCCAAGAATGATCACCATGTCCCAGAGCCTAAGCTTAGCTCAGTATGCTCAGTCCAAGCGGAAAATGTCTAGTTGTAGTGTGGAGTCCAATACTTCTAAACATTTAACTGACTCAGATTCAGGATCGGTGTTCAGCCCTGAGGAGTCGGAATCTCCTCGGTTCTTTCCAGGCGAGAAAACGAGTCCCACGGCTGGAAAATCTGTGTCGTGGTCCAGTGACGTGCAATCTCCTAGTCATTCTAAGTCAACATCCTTCGCGATAAAGAAACCCTTCAATCCTTTTCCTGTAAGACATTTCAATGAGAACAGAGCCAAAACTGGAATCAAACTGGGGATGTACAAGACATCAACATTCAACCAGCTAGAGAAGCAATCCAAAAGACGTACCTTATGGAGCAAATAG